In a genomic window of Caldisericota bacterium:
- a CDS encoding bifunctional 5,10-methylenetetrahydrofolate dehydrogenase/5,10-methenyltetrahydrofolate cyclohydrolase: MDGKDLIVKVENEITVNVAMLRKRGIVPSLSIIRIGENKASIAYSRSIMSKADSLGIYVEQHKLNGLISEKELISVIQKINKRKEINGILIELPLPQGMRQKIVLEIIDPDKDIDGFHPINLGKLLREDPAFVPATAQSIIETIKNSIHSITGKNAVVIGRSNIVGKPVALLLLKENATVTICHSYTKNLTEIAKTADILIVSIGRPKMINKNYIKEGAIVIDAGINKIDGKIVGDVDFDSVQDIVGRITPVPGNIGALTTLILLKNTIRAAKIQNKLDIS; this comes from the coding sequence ATTGACGGGAAAGACCTTATAGTAAAGGTAGAAAATGAAATTACTGTAAATGTAGCAATGCTGAGAAAAAGAGGAATTGTACCATCGCTCTCTATTATAAGAATAGGAGAAAACAAGGCAAGCATTGCCTATTCAAGAAGCATAATGAGCAAAGCCGATAGTCTTGGAATATATGTAGAACAGCATAAGCTTAATGGGTTAATTTCTGAAAAAGAGCTTATATCCGTTATTCAAAAAATTAATAAAAGAAAAGAAATTAACGGCATATTGATAGAGCTCCCTCTGCCACAGGGCATGAGACAAAAAATAGTTTTAGAAATAATTGACCCTGATAAAGATATAGACGGATTCCACCCAATTAACTTAGGAAAGCTTCTGAGAGAAGACCCTGCTTTTGTACCTGCTACCGCACAAAGCATCATAGAAACAATTAAAAATTCTATTCATTCAATAACAGGAAAAAACGCAGTAGTAATAGGAAGAAGCAATATCGTAGGAAAGCCCGTTGCACTGCTGCTTTTAAAAGAAAACGCTACAGTTACGATATGCCATTCGTACACTAAGAATCTCACAGAAATTGCGAAAACTGCTGATATTCTCATAGTATCTATTGGAAGGCCAAAAATGATAAATAAAAATTACATAAAAGAAGGGGCAATCGTAATCGATGCAGGAATCAACAAAATAGACGGGAAAATTGTAGGAGATGTGGATTTTGACAGCGTCCAAGACATTGTAGGCCGAATTACACCTGTCCCGGGCAATATCGGAGCACTCACTACACTTATACTTTTAAAAAATACAATAAGAGCAGCAAAGATTCAAAATAAGTTAGACATAAGTTAA